From Hemibagrus wyckioides isolate EC202008001 linkage group LG11, SWU_Hwy_1.0, whole genome shotgun sequence:
GAAACAGCACCtttaaaatatttgaaacatagttgtgtttgtattgttgaagaaaaaaaaaaaaataatgtaacaaTTGTCCTTACCCAAGATACTGTATTGGCCATGAAGCTAAATACATTGTATTAACTTTAAATAAGCAAAATGTATGCAtgagaaataaaatactgaTAAAAACGATGTGTAAAAAATGTTGCCGTTAATTGTTTTATGACAAGTGGTCTTTAAACTGTTTTCAGATATCTTACAGAAAGGCCCAAATGTTAAGAAACAGTTCCTTTACAATTACTCAAAAAGCAAGCACGACAGAAAGTATTATGCAAAACCATTTGTGTCATTTTTCTCTCCTCCAAGTCCGTTCTCTGAAACTCTCCTCGGACCTTAACTGCTGATCACAAAACCCCTTCAAACAAAGATACTACTTCCTTATTTACAAACATTGCCACATTGAACGAGGCAGGATACTCTACCCCAATCGGTAGTGTCCTATGTACAGCAGCCACCAGTTTACACTGTGGTCACCGACAGCAGCGAGTTGTACACTCGCGTCCCGTCTGGAGACCTCGCACCATGTGTGAGAAGTTCCTGGATGGTCATCCAGTTATCGAAGATCTTCTTGTTGCGCTTCttcatcatttttttgtgaCTTAGTTCAATGATGTTGACCTCCTTTTTGTCATCCGCACCGCTCCCGCTCTGCTCCTTCAGCCAGTCTGTGCGACTCTGCTTCATGAACTCGCGCCGCTGGCGCTGTTCCTTGGCGCGGACGGCGTGTTGCTTACGTTCCTCCTTGCTCCAATAGCGGCCCATCTTCAGCTCACTGGCTGCGTCGTCGTCCGTGGTCATTCCTCCGCTGCGTTCCTCTCGGATGCGCAGGGCACGTTCCTTCAACAGACGGTCACGTGCTGGCCTTTTGGTGATGTACCGAGTACCATCGCTGCGGATCTTCACCTTCCACTCGGCTTTGGGCTCGGCAGACACAGGATCCCGGCACATGCTGGCGAGACTCAGCTGACTCTGTGCATACTCTACAGCTGACTTTTGCTGAATCAAGTGCATGTAGCTTTGATAATGCTGAGCATGTGCTGGGATGTGGGCATGCTTGTAGGGAGAGTGTGGCTGGCTGAGGCGACTAGGCTTGCGTTCTTTGGCCTCAGAATGGTGGCCACCATCAGGTTCTTTGGAAGAAGcagtgtggctcctgcttgatccAGAAGCCTCTTGGACAGGTGACAGCAGGGGTCTCAAGGCTCTGGTGTTGGGACCTGTTACAGTACCTCCTGCACTGGCTTCTGCAAGCCCTTCACTGACCCGGCGTAAGGAGTTGTCCGGTGAGAGCTCGAGGGTAAGTGGTGTGCTGCGGCAGCTCTCTCCTGTATTATAGGCACTTGAGCTGTCCTTGTCCGACTTCTCAGGCAGCTCGCTGATATCGGCCAGCTCGTGGCGCCGTGCATCCACGCTTGTGTTGTAATTGCGGAAGCCACTGTTGTGCAACATCCACGGCTGTTCGCGTAACTGCTGTGTACGGTGCGCCCGCACAATGCTCAGGCATTCTAGTTCAATGTTACGTAGCTCTGCATTAAGAAGCTCCAGCTCCTTGTCCACAACGTCATCTCCTGCACCGCAGAGACCTTGCCCGCCATCTATGCCAAAGCTGGGCCAGCTTATGCCCAAGCCACCCCCACTCCTCACCTGGCATTTGAGCTCCAATAGCTCCCTGAAGCGCTCACACTCATCAGCTGGGAAGTCACCCAGGAAGTCTGCATCGGTGTAGTCGGCTGAGATGAAGGACTCATTGCTAAAGGGAAGGTCACTGCTTCCCAGTGTGTCCTGACTGTAGGCCAGGCGCCTGTGACTGCCCAGTGTGGTAGAGGCACTGGTCTGGTCATCACAGAGGTTCTCCTGCTCCGAGCTCTCGTCGTTGCGGGTGCTTTCATCCGTGCGGCCCACGCCACTGTCCTTCTCGTGCTGCTGCGAGAGCAGTGTTCCTGTGTCCATCATGCCTCCATCCTCCACAGGCTTCttctgagagagaaaaaaggaccAAGAAATCAGAATTGACCTTGGAAAATTAGGTATGCTGCATAAATTATTTACATACCACATAAATCTGTTTTGAGATTTTCACAAAGATACTGGTGACCAGACAAAAAAGTGGCCTGgtcaatattttaaaaatacatgcccttaaaccttaaaaaaaataatatttaggaaactgtcatttaaaaaaaaaacaagttggGGGGGGGGCTCTTTGGCTTTAAAACTTGGGCTGAGTTCTGAGTGGCTTCCTTCTGCTTTACACTACATACTCATGTTCATCACTAAATCCTCTTGGGAAACAGCTGGTGCATAAGGGATGAGAATCTCCTTGGCTTCAGAAACTGTAATGCAGTAGGGAAAGAACTAGAAATAAACAGGTATGAGGTATAGTCTTTCTCTCATACTCCTGACAGAACTGTGCCAGTCAAGAATCCTTATTCATTTACAGTCTTTAAATTGCACCagaattcatttaaaatcaaaagATAACAGGGACATGTAGGCAATTCATTCTCAAAGCCAAACCAAATTCCTACAAAATCGCCTCACTTCTGGTCATTACCTGCTGTGATGTGACTGATCGAACAACATGACTGACTGATGACTGTGACAGAGCTGGAGAGTACATATAAGACTTTACAGATGTGTTACGAATGTGTTTTTGATGGACTGCTTCACCTGTTGGAGCATGCTGGCAGTGAACTGCATGGCCTGGTGATGCTGCTGCTCGAGCATGTCCATGTGCAGATCATCCAGGAAATCGTTTCTGTcatcttccatccatccatcatcgaGCTGTACCAGAAGACAAATGGGAAGACCTGTCAATCTCAGCCTAGTATGAGTGGT
This genomic window contains:
- the pdzrn3b gene encoding E3 ubiquitin-protein ligase PDZRN3-B isoform X3, whose protein sequence is MGCSLCTLQKPAERYKLLYEVCRVNGKDLSNATHEQAVEAFRTAKEPIMVQVLRRTPRPKPAGPEADAQLMDISTQTDITFQHIMALSKLPASTPPVLDQYILPEGHSSGHEYFDPNDYLETMQQDMEREELEYEEVDLYRTNIQDKLGLTVCYRTDDEDETGIYVSEIDPNSIAARDGRIREGDRIIQINGIEVQNREEAVALLTSEENQNVCLLVARPEIQLDDGWMEDDRNDFLDDLHMDMLEQQHHQAMQFTASMLQQKKPVEDGGMMDTGTLLSQQHEKDSGVGRTDESTRNDESSEQENLCDDQTSASTTLGSHRRLAYSQDTLGSSDLPFSNESFISADYTDADFLGDFPADECERFRELLELKCQVRSGGGLGISWPSFGIDGGQGLCGAGDDVVDKELELLNAELRNIELECLSIVRAHRTQQLREQPWMLHNSGFRNYNTSVDARRHELADISELPEKSDKDSSSAYNTGESCRSTPLTLELSPDNSLRRVSEGLAEASAGGTVTGPNTRALRPLLSPVQEASGSSRSHTASSKEPDGGHHSEAKERKPSRLSQPHSPYKHAHIPAHAQHYQSYMHLIQQKSAVEYAQSQLSLASMCRDPVSAEPKAEWKVKIRSDGTRYITKRPARDRLLKERALRIREERSGGMTTDDDAASELKMGRYWSKEERKQHAVRAKEQRQRREFMKQSRTDWLKEQSGSGADDKKEVNIIELSHKKMMKKRNKKIFDNWMTIQELLTHGARSPDGTRVYNSLLSVTTV
- the pdzrn3b gene encoding E3 ubiquitin-protein ligase PDZRN3-B isoform X2, with protein sequence MGFELERFSGAVDPDLKCNLCHKVLEEPLTTPCGHVFCAACVLPWVAQQRSCPAQCRRRVSAQELHHVPPLKSLVLKLDIRCEHHARGCRQVVKLQQLAEHAETCDFAPARCRNEGCSQVLNLKDVHLHMRDACEYRPAGVCEQGCGLGLTHRERYLDGHCCVRSLKAHNGTLQAKVSSLEKECKKQAMRASKREKSLLAQLSSVHNELQMTALRYQKKFTEYSARIDSLTKSFAPTPKGGESKSVTVVLHRESGSLGFNIVGGRPCADNEDGTSNEGIFVSKIVEHGPVDKDGGLQIHDRIMEVNGKDLSNATHEQAVEAFRTAKEPIMVQVLRRTPRPKPAGPEADAQLMDISTQTDITFQHIMALSKLPASTPPVLDQYILPEGHSSGHEYFDPNDYLETMQQDMEREELEYEEVDLYRTNIQDKLGLTVCYRTDDEDETGIYVSEIDPNSIAARDGRIREGDRIIQINGIEVQNREEAVALLTSEENQNVCLLVARPEIQLDDGWMEDDRNDFLDDLHMDMLEQQHHQAMQFTASMLQQKPVEDGGMMDTGTLLSQQHEKDSGVGRTDESTRNDESSEQENLCDDQTSASTTLGSHRRLAYSQDTLGSSDLPFSNESFISADYTDADFLGDFPADECERFRELLELKCQVRSGGGLGISWPSFGIDGGQGLCGAGDDVVDKELELLNAELRNIELECLSIVRAHRTQQLREQPWMLHNSGFRNYNTSVDARRHELADISELPEKSDKDSSSAYNTGESCRSTPLTLELSPDNSLRRVSEGLAEASAGGTVTGPNTRALRPLLSPVQEASGSSRSHTASSKEPDGGHHSEAKERKPSRLSQPHSPYKHAHIPAHAQHYQSYMHLIQQKSAVEYAQSQLSLASMCRDPVSAEPKAEWKVKIRSDGTRYITKRPARDRLLKERALRIREERSGGMTTDDDAASELKMGRYWSKEERKQHAVRAKEQRQRREFMKQSRTDWLKEQSGSGADDKKEVNIIELSHKKMMKKRNKKIFDNWMTIQELLTHGARSPDGTRVYNSLLSVTTV
- the pdzrn3b gene encoding E3 ubiquitin-protein ligase PDZRN3-B isoform X1, whose product is MGFELERFSGAVDPDLKCNLCHKVLEEPLTTPCGHVFCAACVLPWVAQQRSCPAQCRRRVSAQELHHVPPLKSLVLKLDIRCEHHARGCRQVVKLQQLAEHAETCDFAPARCRNEGCSQVLNLKDVHLHMRDACEYRPAGVCEQGCGLGLTHRERYLDGHCCVRSLKAHNGTLQAKVSSLEKECKKQAMRASKREKSLLAQLSSVHNELQMTALRYQKKFTEYSARIDSLTKSFAPTPKGGESKSVTVVLHRESGSLGFNIVGGRPCADNEDGTSNEGIFVSKIVEHGPVDKDGGLQIHDRIMEVNGKDLSNATHEQAVEAFRTAKEPIMVQVLRRTPRPKPAGPEADAQLMDISTQTDITFQHIMALSKLPASTPPVLDQYILPEGHSSGHEYFDPNDYLETMQQDMEREELEYEEVDLYRTNIQDKLGLTVCYRTDDEDETGIYVSEIDPNSIAARDGRIREGDRIIQINGIEVQNREEAVALLTSEENQNVCLLVARPEIQLDDGWMEDDRNDFLDDLHMDMLEQQHHQAMQFTASMLQQKKPVEDGGMMDTGTLLSQQHEKDSGVGRTDESTRNDESSEQENLCDDQTSASTTLGSHRRLAYSQDTLGSSDLPFSNESFISADYTDADFLGDFPADECERFRELLELKCQVRSGGGLGISWPSFGIDGGQGLCGAGDDVVDKELELLNAELRNIELECLSIVRAHRTQQLREQPWMLHNSGFRNYNTSVDARRHELADISELPEKSDKDSSSAYNTGESCRSTPLTLELSPDNSLRRVSEGLAEASAGGTVTGPNTRALRPLLSPVQEASGSSRSHTASSKEPDGGHHSEAKERKPSRLSQPHSPYKHAHIPAHAQHYQSYMHLIQQKSAVEYAQSQLSLASMCRDPVSAEPKAEWKVKIRSDGTRYITKRPARDRLLKERALRIREERSGGMTTDDDAASELKMGRYWSKEERKQHAVRAKEQRQRREFMKQSRTDWLKEQSGSGADDKKEVNIIELSHKKMMKKRNKKIFDNWMTIQELLTHGARSPDGTRVYNSLLSVTTV